A single region of the Aeromonas hydrophila subsp. hydrophila ATCC 7966 genome encodes:
- a CDS encoding VOC family protein — MHIHHVAIWAQDLEALKAFYCTLFGGQANERYHNPSKQFSSYFVRFEGGASLELMHTPILFPADLHLPHPLQGLAHIAFSLGSVEEVDKMTARLKLLKSAEVKHLDGPRWTGDGYYESTFLDPEGNRLELTI; from the coding sequence ATGCATATCCATCACGTCGCCATCTGGGCGCAGGATCTGGAGGCACTCAAGGCATTCTACTGCACCCTGTTTGGCGGGCAGGCCAATGAGCGCTATCACAATCCGAGCAAACAATTCAGCTCTTACTTCGTGCGCTTCGAGGGGGGCGCCAGCCTGGAGCTGATGCACACCCCCATCCTGTTTCCGGCGGATCTGCACCTGCCACACCCGTTGCAGGGGCTGGCCCATATCGCCTTCTCCCTCGGCAGCGTGGAGGAGGTGGACAAGATGACCGCCCGCCTCAAGCTGCTCAAGAGCGCCGAGGTGAAACACCTGGACGGCCCCCGCTGGACCGGCGACGGCTATTACGAGAGCACCTTCCTCGACCCGGAAGGCAACCGGCTGGAGCTCACCATCTAA
- a CDS encoding sensor domain-containing diguanylate cyclase → MLQDSDTIRISDVSEAVIHGILAVVSDGIWDWNANTGFVYRNPGWYQMLGYEAHSLGNNVFTWESVIHPDDMDRVMASFDAYLSGAAPDYRVEYRCRSRAGDYIWIEDCGRVIARNPDGSVARMIGAHRNIHAQKLLLEQLERRNHTLEQQIAERTAELVRLNEALQQKAEENRQLAETDALTGAASRYRLERAIRQECERAKRFHQPFSVIAMDVDDFKQINDNHGHHAGDQTLINIVALVRSHIREIDLIARWGGDEFMVVLPNTGRLDGRLVADKLRELLVQSRVCQHFDITMSFGLAEYQPDEHMSQLMVRVDRALYQAKLTGKNQICE, encoded by the coding sequence ATGCTGCAGGACAGCGACACGATCAGGATCTCGGACGTCAGCGAGGCCGTGATACACGGCATTCTGGCGGTGGTGAGCGACGGGATCTGGGACTGGAATGCCAACACCGGCTTCGTCTATCGCAACCCGGGCTGGTATCAGATGCTGGGCTACGAAGCCCACTCCCTTGGCAACAACGTCTTCACCTGGGAGAGCGTGATCCACCCCGACGACATGGATCGGGTGATGGCCAGCTTCGATGCCTACCTGAGCGGCGCCGCCCCCGACTACCGGGTCGAGTATCGTTGCCGCAGCCGCGCCGGCGATTATATCTGGATCGAGGATTGCGGCCGCGTCATCGCCCGCAACCCGGATGGGTCGGTGGCCCGGATGATCGGTGCCCATCGCAACATCCACGCCCAAAAGCTGCTGCTGGAGCAGCTGGAGCGGCGCAATCACACCCTGGAGCAGCAGATTGCCGAGCGCACCGCCGAGCTGGTGCGGCTCAACGAGGCGTTGCAGCAGAAGGCGGAGGAGAACCGCCAACTGGCGGAGACCGATGCCCTGACCGGTGCCGCCAGCCGCTACCGGCTGGAGCGGGCCATCCGCCAGGAGTGCGAACGGGCCAAGCGCTTTCACCAGCCCTTCTCCGTCATCGCAATGGACGTGGATGACTTCAAGCAGATCAACGACAACCACGGCCACCACGCCGGGGATCAGACCCTGATCAACATAGTGGCGCTGGTGCGCAGCCACATCCGCGAAATCGATCTGATTGCCCGCTGGGGCGGCGACGAGTTCATGGTGGTGCTGCCCAATACCGGCCGGCTCGATGGCCGGCTGGTCGCCGACAAGCTGCGGGAGCTGCTGGTGCAGTCGCGGGTCTGCCAGCACTTCGACATCACCATGAGCTTCGGGCTGGCCGAGTACCAGCCGGACGAGCACATGAGCCAGCTGATGGTGCGGGTGGATCGGGCCCTCTACCAGGCCAAGCTGACGGGCAAGAACCAGATCTGCGAGTAG
- the recD gene encoding exodeoxyribonuclease V subunit alpha, giving the protein MNGTMMIERLKALALAGRIRQLDLQFARLVADLGGSPELVLGAALACFELGRGHVCLPLEMLTHSGNEKGSLRPFGLDPDQSRDLLADLADPARWPALFAESPLVGSEQDEGLAPRWPLRLWHGRLYLTRYHDFELGVARHLRALSERAEWPEIAPALSRLFARDYGLVFAALLKARLAPDFSARHFTLKYLDLVFPNEVDWLAIEGLLASAQAASDLSKLDALVPEALCCNGQKLAAATAAARPFAVISGGPGTGKTTTVAKLLAILVETGLQAGKAPAIRLVAPTGKAAARLTESIGSALQALDLPPEWVEAIPTEAGTLHRLLGVIPGRSQFRHHAGNPLHLDLLVVDEASMVDLPMMARLLDALPSHARLILLGDKDQLASVEAGAVLGDICSFIEQGISPAQADWLSRQTGYRLQGSPAGATVRDSLCLLAKSWRFDQHSGIGQLARACNSGDATAVESVWGAGFADISLHPWAGEAYDALIAQGVAGYGSYLKAARAGEAPAAVFKAFNSFQILCALRDGPFGVLGLNERLELALSRAGLIACDGDWYAGRPVMVVRNDHGVGLYNGDMGLCLPDETGRLKVWFEQPDGTLRALLPSRLPPHETVYAMTIHKSQGSEFAHTVLVLPDSPSPLLTRELVYTGITRAKARLDLYGDRALLAQAVRKKTERYSGLAERLGE; this is encoded by the coding sequence ATGAACGGCACCATGATGATTGAACGGCTCAAGGCCCTGGCGCTGGCTGGCCGTATCCGCCAGCTGGATCTGCAATTTGCCAGGCTGGTGGCCGACCTAGGCGGCAGTCCCGAGCTGGTGCTGGGGGCGGCGCTCGCCTGCTTCGAACTGGGGCGCGGGCATGTCTGTCTGCCGCTGGAAATGTTGACGCATTCCGGTAACGAAAAGGGATCCTTGCGCCCGTTCGGGCTGGATCCGGATCAGAGTCGGGATCTGCTGGCCGATCTGGCGGATCCTGCCCGCTGGCCCGCCCTGTTTGCAGAGAGTCCCCTGGTTGGCAGCGAGCAGGATGAGGGGCTCGCCCCGCGCTGGCCGCTGCGGCTCTGGCACGGGCGGCTCTACCTCACCCGCTACCACGATTTTGAACTGGGGGTGGCCCGCCATCTGCGCGCTTTGAGCGAGCGAGCCGAATGGCCGGAGATTGCCCCGGCTCTGTCGCGGCTGTTTGCCCGCGACTACGGGTTGGTGTTCGCGGCGCTGCTCAAGGCCCGCCTCGCCCCCGACTTCTCGGCCCGCCACTTTACCCTGAAGTATCTCGATCTGGTGTTCCCGAATGAAGTGGACTGGCTCGCTATCGAAGGACTGCTGGCCAGCGCCCAGGCGGCGAGCGACTTGAGCAAACTGGATGCGCTGGTGCCCGAGGCGCTCTGCTGCAACGGCCAGAAGCTGGCGGCGGCCACCGCGGCGGCGCGCCCCTTTGCGGTGATCTCCGGCGGCCCCGGCACCGGCAAGACCACCACGGTTGCCAAACTGCTCGCCATTCTGGTGGAGACCGGCCTGCAAGCGGGCAAGGCCCCGGCGATCCGGCTGGTGGCCCCCACCGGCAAGGCGGCGGCGCGCCTGACCGAGAGTATCGGCTCTGCCCTGCAGGCCCTCGATCTGCCCCCCGAATGGGTCGAAGCGATCCCCACCGAGGCGGGCACCTTGCACCGGCTGCTCGGGGTCATTCCGGGGCGCAGCCAGTTCCGCCACCACGCGGGCAACCCGCTGCACCTCGACCTGCTGGTGGTGGATGAGGCCTCCATGGTCGACTTGCCGATGATGGCGCGCCTGCTCGATGCGCTGCCGAGCCACGCCCGCCTGATCCTGCTTGGCGACAAGGATCAGCTCGCCTCGGTGGAGGCGGGGGCCGTGCTCGGCGATATCTGCAGCTTTATCGAACAGGGCATCAGCCCGGCGCAGGCGGACTGGCTCTCCCGCCAGACCGGCTACCGCTTGCAGGGCTCGCCCGCAGGGGCAACCGTGCGCGACAGCCTCTGCCTGCTGGCCAAGAGCTGGCGCTTTGATCAGCACTCCGGCATCGGCCAGCTGGCGCGCGCCTGCAACAGCGGCGATGCCACAGCGGTGGAATCAGTCTGGGGCGCAGGATTTGCCGATATCAGCCTGCACCCCTGGGCCGGAGAGGCCTACGATGCCTTGATTGCCCAGGGGGTGGCCGGTTACGGCAGCTATCTGAAGGCGGCTCGCGCAGGGGAAGCGCCCGCCGCCGTGTTCAAGGCATTCAACAGCTTCCAGATCCTCTGCGCCCTGCGTGACGGCCCGTTCGGGGTGCTGGGGCTCAACGAGCGGCTCGAACTGGCCCTGTCACGGGCCGGCCTGATTGCCTGCGATGGCGACTGGTATGCCGGTCGCCCGGTGATGGTGGTGCGCAACGATCACGGGGTCGGCCTCTACAACGGTGATATGGGGCTCTGCCTGCCCGATGAAACCGGCCGGTTAAAGGTATGGTTTGAGCAGCCGGACGGCACCCTGCGGGCCCTGCTGCCAAGCCGCTTGCCGCCCCACGAGACGGTCTACGCCATGACCATCCACAAATCCCAGGGCTCGGAGTTTGCCCATACCGTGCTGGTGTTGCCCGACAGCCCCAGCCCACTGCTGACCCGCGAGCTGGTCTATACCGGCATCACCCGCGCCAAGGCGCGCCTCGATCTCTACGGCGACCGAGCCCTGCTGGCACAAGCGGTACGAAAAAAGACCGAGCGTTATTCCGGATTGGCGGAGAGGTTGGGGGAGTGA
- a CDS encoding helix-turn-helix transcriptional regulator gives MMSETANTDLVDVSPDCREQICCDSLLPALAQEQVWLAGYSRLKTRYRIARRFADVHCFLLTLGGEGEVQVGDRRERLQVGEWALIPAGEPLCYQLSEQVNEPLDQPLNETGEWELVWLLLHKDSPWDAFASHPRLGCTSQQATVLRTLENLYAEQERHQDPLLSALLVEQLGFYLRRLLQKGEGQRRGERLALRLELQLKEALTEPWDIARMAGALHLSERQLYRLCQQHFALAPMALLQRLRLQRAALLLASRTDSVKLLAEQCGFKNEYHFSTAFKRQHGLAPSHYRSLHHPAFKTGQG, from the coding sequence ATGATGTCTGAAACTGCCAACACCGATCTTGTCGATGTCTCCCCCGACTGCCGCGAGCAGATCTGCTGTGACAGCCTGCTGCCGGCCCTCGCACAGGAGCAGGTGTGGCTGGCGGGCTATTCCCGTCTCAAGACTCGCTACCGCATCGCGCGCCGCTTTGCCGATGTGCACTGCTTTCTGCTGACCCTGGGTGGCGAGGGGGAGGTGCAGGTGGGGGATCGCCGCGAGCGGTTGCAGGTCGGCGAGTGGGCGCTGATCCCGGCCGGGGAGCCGCTCTGCTACCAGCTTAGTGAGCAGGTGAACGAGCCGTTGGATCAGCCGTTGAACGAGACGGGTGAGTGGGAGCTGGTGTGGCTGCTGCTGCACAAGGACTCCCCCTGGGATGCCTTCGCCAGCCACCCCCGGCTCGGTTGCACCTCCCAGCAGGCTACCGTGCTGCGCACGCTCGAGAACCTCTATGCGGAGCAGGAGCGCCATCAGGACCCGCTGCTCAGCGCCCTGCTGGTTGAGCAGCTCGGCTTTTACCTGCGCCGCTTGCTGCAAAAGGGGGAGGGGCAGCGGCGTGGCGAGCGGCTGGCGTTGCGCCTCGAATTGCAGCTCAAAGAGGCGCTGACCGAGCCGTGGGACATAGCGCGCATGGCCGGTGCCCTGCATCTTTCCGAACGCCAGCTCTACCGGCTCTGCCAGCAGCACTTTGCGCTGGCCCCCATGGCGCTATTGCAACGGCTGCGGCTGCAACGGGCGGCGCTCTTGCTGGCTAGCCGGACCGACTCGGTGAAGCTGCTGGCCGAGCAGTGCGGCTTCAAGAACGAGTACCACTTCTCCACCGCCTTCAAACGCCAGCACGGGTTGGCACCCAGCCACTATCGCAGCCTGCATCATCCCGCCTTTAAAACCGGACAAGGGTGA
- the recB gene encoding exodeoxyribonuclease V subunit beta, with translation MANPLNTLRFPLYGERLIEASAGTGKTYTIAGLYLRLLLGHGPLIEEGADAGQPSAHERPLSVTEILVVTFTEAATAELRGRIRGRIHEARLAFMRGESKDALLSQLLAEVEDHELAARRLLAAERQMDEAAVFTIHGFCQRMLKQNAFESGALFETEFLTDDSQLRLQAVSDYWRSEFYPVDKPLASAVRALWPSPAALLREMGSWLDNSELEMRPPAGDETLAARHQAAMARIEAVKREWLAQGDEIRRQTDGQVSRYTGKNYEGWLAKIADWAQDEHSGYAIPKELERFGQTVLEENLKKGGAVPTLPLFSEIDALLASRPGIRDLILQRAAVVVRSRMQASKRQAHQLSFDDLLKDLDGALGSGLGERLCERIRATYRVAMIDEFQDTDPQQYRIFHRLYGGHTDTALLMIGDPKQAIYGFRGADIFTYIQARRNVSAHYTLGRNWRSSRALVAAVNGLFERAKDPFIYEADIPFLPVEAQGKSKALQLDGEAAPVLHCWQLSGQPTFNKGDYQSRMARATAVEIHRLLTLARAGKAQIGDQPVKAGDIAVLVRTGAEGKLVQQELARLAIASVYLSNRESVLAQVEAREILLILHACQNPGEERSLRAALATGLFDLDAKALDELASDERAWESAVQEFMEYRKIWHKRGVLAMLRALLHRRNLASSLLASPNGERRLTNFLHLGELLQQVSCELDGEYALLRWLGEAASRPDGQDAEQVLRLESERKLVQIVTIHKSKGLEYPLVFLPFICSHRAADTPLFHEADGAGNRTVLDLNGAEESLAEADRERLAEDLRLLYVALTRGVYATWLGLAPVRSGNGKSEKTDLHHTAIGYLLQKGEEGDAATLATALTELTQALPGVAVGEPSLTRPAPMAAEEDQLGEPQVRHFTGTLERDWWISSYSGLAAQGHGHSKGVLANPGFDDEVVTEAAALAADLSTAQQEEAPQPSIFTFPKGARPGTLLHSLFETIDFQSAGGEPLAEHIATLLAQDGFDESWAPVLQQQVEAVLDTPLETGFGEPVRLRDLAPERKQVELEFFLPMGRVTAPALTALCQQHDPLSRGNKPLSFATVQGMLKGFIDLVFEWQGRWYLLDYKSNHLGMSPADYSLPALEQAMAEHRYDLQYQLYSLALHRLLALRLPGYDFEQHFGGVFYLFLRGMPQGGIFHTRPSRELVLGLDRLFGEGAAPALAGVSDNGVEA, from the coding sequence ATGGCCAACCCGCTCAATACCCTGCGTTTTCCCCTCTATGGCGAGCGACTGATCGAGGCCTCTGCCGGCACCGGCAAGACTTACACCATCGCCGGTCTCTACCTGCGGTTGCTGCTGGGCCATGGCCCGCTCATTGAAGAGGGCGCCGATGCCGGTCAACCCAGCGCCCACGAGCGGCCGCTCTCGGTGACCGAGATCCTGGTGGTGACCTTTACCGAGGCGGCCACCGCCGAGCTGCGCGGGCGGATCCGCGGTCGCATCCATGAGGCGCGGCTTGCCTTTATGCGCGGTGAGAGCAAGGACGCCCTGCTGAGCCAGCTGCTGGCCGAGGTGGAGGATCACGAGCTGGCGGCCCGCCGCCTGCTGGCTGCCGAGCGGCAGATGGACGAGGCGGCGGTCTTCACCATCCACGGCTTCTGCCAGCGGATGCTGAAACAGAACGCCTTCGAATCGGGCGCCCTCTTTGAAACCGAATTTCTCACCGACGACAGCCAGCTCAGGCTGCAGGCGGTGAGCGACTACTGGCGATCCGAGTTCTATCCGGTGGATAAACCCCTCGCCAGCGCCGTGCGTGCGCTCTGGCCGAGCCCCGCCGCCCTGCTGAGGGAGATGGGCAGCTGGCTCGACAACAGCGAGCTGGAGATGCGCCCGCCGGCGGGGGACGAGACCCTCGCCGCCCGCCATCAGGCGGCCATGGCCCGCATTGAGGCGGTGAAGCGTGAATGGCTGGCGCAAGGGGACGAGATCCGCCGCCAGACGGATGGGCAAGTAAGCCGCTACACCGGCAAGAACTACGAAGGCTGGCTCGCCAAGATAGCCGACTGGGCGCAGGACGAGCACAGCGGCTACGCCATTCCCAAGGAGCTGGAGCGCTTCGGCCAGACGGTGCTGGAGGAGAACCTCAAGAAGGGGGGCGCAGTGCCGACCCTGCCGCTGTTCAGCGAGATTGATGCGTTGCTGGCGAGTCGCCCCGGCATTCGGGATCTGATCCTGCAACGGGCGGCGGTGGTGGTGCGCAGCCGGATGCAGGCCAGCAAGCGGCAAGCCCATCAGCTCTCGTTCGATGACTTGCTGAAAGATCTCGACGGTGCACTCGGCTCCGGCCTTGGCGAGCGGCTGTGCGAGCGCATTCGCGCCACCTACCGGGTGGCGATGATCGATGAATTTCAGGATACCGACCCCCAGCAGTACCGCATCTTCCACCGGCTTTACGGTGGCCACACAGACACGGCGCTCTTGATGATCGGTGACCCCAAGCAGGCTATCTACGGCTTTCGCGGCGCCGACATCTTTACCTACATTCAGGCGCGGCGAAATGTGAGCGCCCACTACACCCTCGGGCGCAACTGGCGCTCCAGCCGCGCGCTGGTGGCGGCGGTCAACGGCCTGTTCGAGCGGGCGAAAGATCCTTTTATCTACGAGGCGGATATCCCCTTTCTGCCGGTGGAGGCGCAGGGCAAGAGCAAGGCGCTGCAGCTGGATGGCGAAGCCGCCCCCGTGCTCCACTGCTGGCAGCTGAGCGGCCAGCCCACCTTCAACAAGGGGGATTACCAGAGCCGGATGGCCCGCGCCACGGCGGTGGAGATCCACCGCCTGCTGACCCTGGCCCGCGCGGGCAAGGCGCAGATTGGCGACCAGCCGGTGAAGGCCGGGGATATCGCCGTGCTGGTGCGCACCGGCGCCGAGGGCAAGCTGGTGCAGCAGGAGCTGGCGCGCCTCGCCATCGCCTCCGTCTACCTGTCGAATCGCGAGAGCGTGCTGGCGCAGGTGGAGGCGCGGGAGATTTTGCTCATTCTGCACGCCTGCCAGAACCCGGGGGAGGAACGCAGCCTGCGGGCGGCGCTCGCCACCGGGCTGTTCGATCTGGACGCCAAGGCGCTCGACGAGCTCGCCAGTGACGAGCGGGCGTGGGAGAGCGCAGTGCAGGAGTTTATGGAGTACCGCAAGATCTGGCACAAGCGCGGCGTGCTGGCCATGCTGCGCGCCCTGCTGCACCGGCGCAATCTCGCCTCCTCTCTGCTGGCGAGCCCGAACGGCGAGCGGCGGCTGACCAACTTCCTCCACCTCGGCGAGCTGCTGCAACAGGTGAGCTGCGAGCTGGACGGCGAATATGCCCTGCTGCGCTGGCTGGGGGAGGCGGCGAGCCGTCCCGACGGCCAGGATGCAGAGCAGGTACTGCGGCTCGAATCCGAGCGCAAGCTGGTGCAGATCGTCACCATCCACAAATCCAAGGGGCTGGAGTACCCGCTGGTGTTCCTGCCCTTCATCTGCAGCCACCGTGCTGCCGATACTCCGCTGTTCCACGAAGCGGACGGGGCGGGCAATCGCACCGTGCTCGATCTGAATGGTGCCGAGGAATCCCTGGCCGAGGCTGACCGGGAGCGACTTGCCGAAGACCTGCGGCTGCTCTATGTGGCGCTGACCCGGGGCGTTTACGCCACCTGGCTGGGGCTGGCGCCGGTGCGCTCCGGCAATGGCAAGTCGGAGAAGACCGACCTGCACCACACCGCCATCGGCTACCTGCTGCAAAAGGGCGAGGAGGGGGATGCCGCGACGCTGGCGACCGCTCTGACCGAGCTGACGCAGGCGCTGCCCGGAGTGGCTGTCGGTGAGCCCTCGCTCACCCGCCCGGCCCCCATGGCGGCAGAGGAGGATCAACTGGGCGAGCCGCAGGTGCGCCACTTTACCGGCACCCTTGAGCGGGACTGGTGGATCAGCTCCTACTCCGGGCTGGCGGCGCAGGGCCACGGCCACAGCAAGGGCGTACTCGCCAATCCCGGCTTCGATGACGAGGTGGTGACCGAGGCGGCTGCATTGGCTGCCGACCTGTCTACAGCACAACAGGAAGAGGCGCCCCAGCCCTCCATCTTTACCTTCCCGAAAGGGGCGCGCCCCGGCACCTTGCTGCACAGCCTGTTCGAGACCATCGATTTTCAAAGCGCCGGCGGCGAGCCGCTGGCGGAGCACATCGCCACCCTGCTGGCGCAGGACGGCTTCGACGAAAGCTGGGCGCCCGTGCTGCAACAGCAGGTGGAGGCGGTGCTCGATACCCCGCTGGAGACAGGCTTTGGCGAGCCGGTGCGGCTGCGGGATCTGGCCCCCGAGCGCAAGCAGGTGGAGCTGGAATTCTTCCTGCCCATGGGGCGGGTGACGGCACCGGCACTCACCGCGCTCTGCCAGCAGCACGACCCGCTGTCACGCGGCAACAAGCCGCTCAGCTTTGCCACCGTGCAGGGGATGCTCAAGGGCTTTATCGACCTGGTGTTCGAGTGGCAGGGGCGCTGGTATCTGCTCGACTACAAATCGAATCACCTCGGCATGAGCCCGGCCGATTACAGCCTCCCGGCGCTGGAGCAGGCAATGGCCGAGCACCGCTACGACCTGCAATACCAGCTCTACTCGCTGGCGCTGCACCGGCTGCTGGCCCTGCGCCTGCCGGGCTACGACTTCGAACAGCACTTTGGCGGGGTCTTCTATCTGTTCCTGCGCGGCATGCCGCAGGGGGGGATTTTCCATACCCGCCCCAGCCGTGAGCTGGTGCTGGGGCTGGATCGGTTGTTTGGCGAGGGGGCGGCGCCCGCCCTCGCCGGGGTATCGGATAACGGGGTAGAAGCATGA